In Chlorogloeopsis sp. ULAP01, the following are encoded in one genomic region:
- a CDS encoding SirB1 family protein, giving the protein MDNSSARQYFYQEIQQPDEYIDLARAALYIAQEEYPNLDVEEYLNALDTMAAELEERLPPQRYPLRIIQSINQYIYQDLRFAGNKTDYYDTRNSFLNDVIDRRLGIPISLALVYIEVSRRIDFPMVGIGMPGHFLIRPDIPEMEIFVDAFNDGEIMFPQDCQEKLAQMYQYPVSIQPEFLAAVTKRQFLARMLTNLKYIYLSQQELEKALAIVERILLLFPDLALELRDRGLLCYQLGRFSQAANDLETYLDITPEAQDAYIIKRLLTKLGRY; this is encoded by the coding sequence ATGGATAACTCCTCAGCGCGGCAATATTTTTACCAAGAAATCCAGCAGCCTGATGAGTATATTGATTTAGCAAGGGCAGCTTTATATATTGCTCAAGAAGAATACCCCAACCTTGATGTTGAAGAATATCTCAATGCTCTTGATACAATGGCAGCAGAGTTAGAAGAACGATTGCCACCCCAACGCTATCCGCTACGAATAATTCAAAGTATTAATCAGTATATTTACCAAGATTTAAGATTTGCGGGTAATAAAACAGATTACTATGACACCCGTAATAGCTTTTTAAATGATGTGATTGATCGGCGCTTAGGGATTCCTATTTCTTTGGCACTGGTATATATAGAAGTTTCTCGGAGAATTGATTTCCCGATGGTGGGAATAGGAATGCCTGGCCATTTTCTCATTCGTCCTGACATTCCCGAAATGGAGATTTTTGTAGATGCCTTCAATGATGGGGAAATCATGTTTCCCCAAGACTGTCAGGAAAAGCTGGCTCAAATGTATCAGTATCCTGTGTCAATCCAACCAGAATTTCTAGCAGCAGTGACGAAAAGGCAATTTTTGGCAAGAATGCTGACCAATCTCAAATATATTTATTTAAGCCAACAGGAATTGGAAAAAGCTTTAGCAATAGTAGAGAGGATTTTACTGTTGTTTCCTGACTTGGCTTTGGAATTACGCGATCGCGGACTTTTGTGCTACCAGCTCGGACGATTTTCTCAAGCAGCGAACGACTTAGAAACCTACCTAGATATAACTCCAGAAGCCCAAGACGCTTATATTATCAAAAGACTGCTGACTAAACTTGGTAGGTATTGA
- a CDS encoding SRPBCC family protein, producing the protein MQVFEQSIDINAPATVVEDCITDPILMHRWLNPALRCEPVGEWNTDIGSKSRFVIQVPFIQPTLNSTVVERRPGLVVWEFEGFFHGRDRWECQPIDKKTRLLNRFEFEIPNPIISWGFKTFAEGWTKEDMQAQLRRLKLVAEEIQQGL; encoded by the coding sequence ATGCAAGTTTTTGAGCAATCAATTGATATTAATGCTCCAGCAACGGTAGTAGAAGACTGTATAACTGATCCCATTCTGATGCACCGTTGGTTGAATCCGGCATTGCGTTGTGAACCTGTGGGCGAATGGAATACTGATATTGGCAGTAAAAGTCGCTTTGTCATTCAAGTACCTTTCATCCAACCTACTTTAAATAGTACTGTTGTAGAAAGACGACCAGGATTGGTAGTGTGGGAATTTGAGGGTTTTTTTCATGGACGCGATCGCTGGGAATGTCAACCGATAGATAAGAAAACGCGTCTACTCAACCGCTTTGAATTTGAGATTCCCAATCCGATCATAAGCTGGGGTTTTAAAACCTTTGCCGAAGGTTGGACAAAAGAAGATATGCAAGCTCAACTACGCCGCCTCAAGCTCGTGGCAGAAGAGATACAGCAAGGGTTGTGA